The following DNA comes from Thermogemmatispora onikobensis.
TACCCGCGGCGCGAGGGCCTCAACTGAGCGCCCTCCCCTGCCTGCGGTCAGACAACCAGGAGAGCCTACCAGCAAACAAGCAAGCTAGCTTGCCAGGAAGAAGAAGCGCAAGACCAGACAGAAAGGAGACCAGGCCCGTGCCAGACCAGACCCAGACGACCCCCACCAGAAGCCAGAGAAACAGACAACCGACCACAGGCCCAGCCGCCCGTCCAGCCTGGACCAGCCCAGCGGCCCAGGCTCGCAGAGGAAGCCGCAGCCAGCTCAGCCGTCCTCACCAGCACCAATCAGGCCCATCCCGGCGCCGTGGCACCGCCACCTTCCTCAGCAGCCAGCCGCCGATCAACCTCCTCCAGACGCACCTTGATCAGAGCCTGAGCCTGAGCTTCACCCAACAACTGGCCCAGCTCAGCCTGATAGGCCGTCACCGCGCACAGATGCGCCTCAACCAGGGCCCGGCGGCTGTAGTCACACGAGGCCCGCGCCAACCCTCGACGCGCCGCCTCATACTCCTCAGCCAGTTGCTGCAAGAGAGCGGCCACTCGCTCAGAACGCAGACTAGAGCCATCGCCGGAGGCACTCGACTGACACTCACTCACCATCTGCTCCTCTCCTTCGCCTTCTGGCACGCACACACCCCAGACCGGCGTCGCACAGCCCGGCGGACCAGAGGGCTGACAATTGAAGTTGAACCATAATTCATAATTTAGTGAGTGATCATATATCGATCACTCTCCACAATTATAAGTCAGGAACGGCGCACTAACAATACCCAGAACGTGTCACTGGAGAAATGAGCATCATAACTACCGTCTTTTCAATTGAAAAGATTACGGTTATACTGCTTACAGTGAAGGGAGGAGGTCCAGACAGATGATCACTGGCTCGTACTGGTGGTCTCGCTACGGCGACTTCCCGCCCGGCGACTACAACCAGCCGCATCACGGTGCGGTCATCGCCTGCTACCGCAAGCGACGTGGGTGGACGCAGCAAGACCTGGCCATTGCCGCCGGCGTCGAGTGGCGCACGGTGCGCGAATGGGAGGCGATAGCCATGCTCAACGATACCGCGCGTCGAATCTTCCTGGCCAAGCTCCTGCGCATCCCTCCGGCCCTGCTCGGCCTCGACTGGCGCCTGCTCGGCTACCAGGACGCCCACGGCACACCCACGGCCCAGGAGCCGCTCAGCGAGCTGGCTGCCGAAGACGCCTACTACCACTACGAGGACATCCTGGCCCTGGCCTGGCAGGCCCGCCGTCAGGGCACGCTCGCCAACTACCTCTATCGTCTGAATCGCTGTCTGAGCCGCCTGGAGCTGGCGGCAGAGCAGGCCCCAGCCCACGATCGCGAAGCCTGGCAGGCCCTGCTCTGCCGCTACTACCGCCTGGCCGCCGAGATCGAGCGCGACCAGGGGGCCAGCGATCCCGCCGCTCGTCAGCGCGTGCTCCACTATTACGACACGGCCCTACGCCTGGCCGGGGAGCTAGAGGACCCACAGCTGGCCGGCGCCACCCTGATGAGCCTGACCGAAGCGCAGCTAGAGTACGGCAACTTCATCGAGGCCAAGCGGGCCGCTGAGGGCGCGCTGCAGTACAGCGAGCGCGTTCAGCCGGTGCTCCGGGGCAACATCTACCTGGTGAGCGCCGCCGCCCACGCCCCCTTTGCCGCCGAGGAGGAGCCGCTGCGCAGCCAGTGCCGACGCTGGCAGGAACAGGCCGCCGCCCTGGCCTACCGCCGCCCTCCCGAAGACGACGGCTCGTTCCTGAAATTGAACCTGGCCGGCGTCCACCACGAGCGCGCCAAAACCTTGCTGACCTTCGGCCAACAGCAGGGCGACCGCCTGCTCCTGCAGCAGGCGCGCGAGGAGCTGGCCCTGGCCTGGCAAGCCCTGACACCAGACCTGGTGCTCTGGCAGCTCTATTTCTCTCTGACCGAGGCCCGCCTACACCTGGCGGCCAATGAACTGGAAGCCAGCGCCCACAGTGCCAAGGAAGCCCTGAAACTGGCGCTCTTCATGCAATCGCGTCAGGGCCGAGAACAGGTGCAACAGCTCTACGAGCGCCTACAGGAGCGCGATAGCAACAATCCCCATATCCTCCATTTGGGGGCCGAGCTGGGATTGTTCTAGCCGTCAGACCCTCTCTTCCCACCGGCCCCACCGGCCTTGGTGCTGTATGCGGTGCTCTCTGCACACACGGGCGCCCCGCTCTCTCCCTCCTCCCACCGCAACGAGGCGGTCGAGAGAGAGGCGGGGCGCCCGCTCCGCCAGTGGGCGCCCCGCTCATCCTCCACCACTTCCCGAAGGGTCAGCCAGCGAAGAGGCCGGCAGCCAGGACGGCGGCGTCAAGGACAGCAGGCGCCACGTCCCCTCTCCGTCCTGCTCGACCACGGCCCGGTAACTGCGCAAGACAAAGAGCTGGAAGCGGAAGGCCATCAATACCGTCGCTCCGGTCGGCAGATGGCGCCCGCGTGGCGGCTCTAACAAGCACTGATAATCGATGAACTGCGGCGGAGGAAAGCGCACCGCCACGGGCGCACGCTCCTCCAGCTCCTCTGGACTCTCACCGACCAGGGCCTGGCGGGCATGAGCGCGGGCGTAGAGTCCACCGCCGTAGGCCAGGGCCTGCCCCCCGGGGAGCTGGGCCGAGACCTCGCTGACGTAGACCACTGCAGGCTCCTCCTCGCTGCTACCGAGACTCTGCTCGGGCGTCGTGCCGGTCAGGGCATGGCCCGGCTCCCCGTGGCTGGCCCCATATTGCGCCAGCAGCGGCAGCACGCTCAGCGAGGTATTGCCCGGCGCATTGATTTGCTCAATAGCGAAGCCAGCGGCCCGCAGCCGCTCCGCCGAGGCCACCAGGGCCTCCAGATTCGCCGTCGGGCGATAGCAGGCCGCCTCTTCATCCCAGGTAAAACAGGGATAGCTGGTGACGCCACACAGATGCAGGCCGGGCAGGCCCGCAACCGCCTGTGCCGCCGCCAGCACCTCCTCCGGCGCGAAACCGCCCTCCTGACCGGGAAAGAAGTCGCCGCCGTTGATACGCAAGAGCACCGGCTGCACCCGCCCTAAAGCCAGCGCTGCCCTGTTCACTGCCGCCGCCGCCTCCAGATCGAGGAGCGTCCAGACTTCGGGCCGCGCCTGAGCCATCAGGGTCGGCACCAGGCGTTGGGGCACCGGCACCAGATGGCCCACATGCTGCACCCTCGCCCCCTGAGCCAGCAGCGCCTCGGCCCCCATCCAGTCGACCGCCACCGCCCCCGGAATAGAGGGCTGGATCACCGCCACCAACCGGGTATCATAGGCAAACTGCTTGGCCATGTAGTAGAGACCCAGCCCCAGCGCCGCCGCCCGCGCCGCCAGGCGCTCCGCATTGCGCCGCACCGCGCCGCGGTCGAAGACAAAGGTATTGGGCGGAATCACGCCGCTGCGATGCAGCAGGGCCGCAAAGCGCAGCAGCCCGGGATTGCGCCGGCGCACAGCGTCGAGAAACATACGGTCATACCTCGCTCAGTGCCTCTTCCAGAATGGCGAGCACGGTCTCGGGACCGGCCCGCATGGGATTGATGCGCAGCCAGTGCTGCGCTTCCTCAGCCCCCAGGCTGGCGCTCATCGTGCCCGAGACGCGGTAAAAGAGGGGCACCAGCTCATAGCGGGCCATCGCCCCAACTGGGAAGGGCGCCGCCCCACAGGCCGCGGCCCGCGCCACCACCCGCTCCG
Coding sequences within:
- a CDS encoding alanine racemase, whose amino-acid sequence is MFLDAVRRRNPGLLRFAALLHRSGVIPPNTFVFDRGAVRRNAERLAARAAALGLGLYYMAKQFAYDTRLVAVIQPSIPGAVAVDWMGAEALLAQGARVQHVGHLVPVPQRLVPTLMAQARPEVWTLLDLEAAAAVNRAALALGRVQPVLLRINGGDFFPGQEGGFAPEEVLAAAQAVAGLPGLHLCGVTSYPCFTWDEEAACYRPTANLEALVASAERLRAAGFAIEQINAPGNTSLSVLPLLAQYGASHGEPGHALTGTTPEQSLGSSEEEPAVVYVSEVSAQLPGGQALAYGGGLYARAHARQALVGESPEELEERAPVAVRFPPPQFIDYQCLLEPPRGRHLPTGATVLMAFRFQLFVLRSYRAVVEQDGEGTWRLLSLTPPSWLPASSLADPSGSGGG